In the Anaerolineae bacterium genome, TGGCAATCCTGCCATTCCGCAGGAGGGTCATACGCTGGCTGGTAGAATGGTACGCACCTGCCATCATCCTCGGGGATGGCCAAGACCATTGGATATTGCACCACGTCCTTGCGGGTGGGATCATATACCCACAAGACGGGGAAAGTCATTTGGTTGACGGTCATCTGCTCGATCTTGCCGCTGGAATATACGGTAAACTGGACAACCTTCAACCCGTCATACTCCTGATAGACATCCTGCGGCTGGATGCGGGGAACATCCTTGAAAACCTGCTTGATGTCCGTCTCCACGGGGGGATAAAAAGCTGGCTCTTGCGCTAAAGCGATATGTTCCGGTGGGGTGCTATGGGAATTGCACCCCACCACGGCAAGGAGAAGGAGGAGAATTGGGAAGAAGCGTTTGTGCATGATGCCTCCAATATGATTAAAAAAAAGTTCCACACCCTCCACTGTCGAAAACGACAGTTTCGGTTGGGAACACATCAATTGTGATTATAGTAAAACCTGTTTTACATGCAAGCGAAAAAGACTTACAGATTTGTTAGGGTTACCAAATTTCCAACCAGAAGTAGTCTAACACCCCCAACTTTGTCTGGCGGGCAAGGGTCTGCAAGTCAGTTGCTCTGCCATGCGATTTCAGGTTTTTCAGGCGTTGGACGACTGCCTGTCGGATTTGAGGATTGGGCAAAACGACATTGACTTCCCGTTTCCCCTTCCACTTTTCGGGCTTGTTGCGTGAGTGTGTTTCGACTTCAACAGGATAAAACAGTCTGTCCTGGATATTCGCAATTGTCAAATCGGGTTGATACCAGGTCATGCCGTTCGATTTCTCGAAAGGCATGACTTTGACATCAAAGCCGCGCAATCTAGCTTGGTAGGCGGTGAACAACACCTGGGAAGTGTGCTTGGGTTGATTTTCCCCGTCATGCAAACGCAGGATGCGTTCGTATTCGCTTTCCACAGGCTCAACCCCCAAAGCTCTCGCCAATTCCATGCCGTAGTCGGTAAGCTGAAGGATAGTTAACTGGGAAATGTGTGCAAGTGGAACGATGATTTTCCGTGTTATGCCGTCCTGTGGCAGCGTCTCTTGAATTAGCCTGCGCAAAGAATTGACATTTGGACTGATGTCGAATTGCCGAGCAAGGTTAAAAGCTAATTCAGGCGCAATAGAAATACCCGTTTTCGCAAGGATAATGATTGCCATACAAACCTTGCGCCAATACTCTCGCTGGTAAGATTTTCTAAGTTCAGGTGGTGGCTCAATCAACCAGTCAGTATCATTCATATCGTGCAAAACTGTGGTATTAAACGTCCAGACCCCTTATCCCTTCGGCGTTGCGTTGCTGTTCGTGCGCGGTCGTTTTGGGGGCGGTTTGTGCCAAAATTACTTTCCTGGCAGGATTGTCCGAGCGCCGTTTTCGTCTGTGCTGAGATGAAAAATGTCTGGATTGCTTGCCCTCTATAAAGAAGGTAAACCGCAAAATATATCGAATAGCATATTTCATATTGCAATATTATATTCTTTTCAAATACCCCTCATCAGGGGGCAAATTGGGCTCGCGGCAAGCCTTTTGCGCCAGGTCATTACAGCGCTCGTTTTTGGCGTCCCCGTTATGTCCTGCTATCCACACAAAACTCACCTCGTGTTGTTTCAGCAAGGGAATCAACCTTTGCCACAAGTCAACATTCTGCACTGCTTGACGGTCTCTTTTCCGCCAGCCGTTCTTCTGCCACTTCTCCAGCCAGCCATCCTCGATGGCTTTGACCAAATATTGGCTGTCGGAGTACACCGTCACCTGGCAGGGCATTTTCAGAGCAAACAAAGCCTGAATGACCGCCATAATCTCCATACGGGAGTTGGTTGTCAGACGATACCCCCCTGTCAGTTCCTTCCGCTTGCCATCGCACTCGATGATGGCTGCATATCCGCCTGCCCCTGGATTGCCTGAGCAAGCCCCATCTACGTACACGGTTACCTCTCTTCTCATGGCTCTACCCTGCGGAATAATTCATCGTTGAGCATATATACCAATATATCAATATTGCAGGAGAGAGTAACCACATGCCTTCTCCTGGGAGTTGACAGGTCAACCACACATGCCCTTCCCGTCAGTTGGCTATCTGTATTCTCTATGACCCATGCAACATCAACCACTTCTAAACCAATCAATCGCTCATTGATGGTAACAATGCGATTCAGGTCATAGTCCAAGCAAGCTATATCAACCGGAATCATAAAGCCGTTTTGTAGCACTACACCAACTGCTCTCCACTCATCCTCGGAGGGGTCGTTTGGCAAAGGAACAATGTCAACGACTTCCCGATGAATGCACCGATTATTGAGCCACTCATACAAGCATTCCCTCTTACCGTTTATCTGTACGATGGGAGCAAGACAATTCTCACATATTTCGTATTTGCTCAGGTCATAATTGCGTTTACGGAAAGTTAACGACATCTATTTCCCTCCGCTCGATTTCGATGCTAATAAGAGACATTTGTTGTGTAAATAATCGAGCAGATTTTTATGTGCTGTCTCCAATTTGTCGTAATAGTTTTTTCGCAAATCGCTTATTTTAGACATAATCGAGGCAAGTTCAAAATACTCTTCTTCCCCCACCTGTTTCCCATCCCTGTAAAGAATCTCAATTTCCCCCAAAGAACCAACAATATATGCAAATTCACTGTATAAACAAAATTCAAAGATTTGAGTTAATGGCCTGCTTGCAATCCCGCAGCGTTTTGCAAGGGTAAAATCACCACGATAAATCGCAAGTTGAGCAAGGTGAACCAGAGCTTCGTGAGTATCAATAGGGGGGAGGTGTTTCAAATCTACTGTGCTGCCAGATTGAAATAACTTGATTAGGTGGTTGTATGCCTCGTCTTTATCCCCATCGTGATACAGTTCCATGCCGAGTTTCAAATGCGCCCAAACATCGTGAGGATCATCGTCCAATATGGCTTTCAGATGACGGATGGCTCTTTTTCGGCGCAGTTCCCCTTGTGCCGTATTTTGAAGATAACCATCGTGAAGGATAACCAACTCTTGTCTATCTAAGGCAATTTTGCCGTTATGCTCTTGAATGGAGTGATGAACGCCCTCATGATAACGCCCCCGAAAGCGATAATAAGAGCAATTACGAAAAAAACGTATTGTTTGAAAATCCAGTACGGGCTGAATCTGACTAGAACGAAAATTTTGCTGAATCATCACATAAGCGTCCACATCTGACACTTTAGCCAGCTCCCGAAGCTTTTTTGCCGTGCGCTTTTCCAGTTTCTCGTCCGCATCCAACACTAAAATCCATTCCCCGGTCGCCTTTTCCAGGCTAAAATTCCGCGCCGCCGAGAAGTCATCAATCCACTCAAAATCATACAACTTGGCGCCGTAGCTTAGGGCTATCTCTTTGGTACGGTCAGTTGACCCTGTATCCACAATGATTATCTCATCTACGACATCCTTCACACTGTCCAAACAGTGCGGAAGATTGGCTTCTTCGTTTTTGACAATCATACACAAAGACAACAGCGGTTTTGCCATCTTGTATCTCCTACTCCAACGCTTCTACTGCCTGTTCCAGGTCCCGCTCCCCTGGGGTAATGTATATACGGGTAGTGTTCATGTCGGAATGTCCCAGCAAGGCAGCCACTTTCTCCAGCGTCACCCCAGCATCTACTAACCGCTTGGCAAAGGTGTGGCGCATAATGTGGGCGTGTAAATCAACCCCTGCCCGATTTCCTAGTTCGGCAAGCCTGCGGTGTACTCCTGAAGGTGTCAGCCGCTTCCCGTTGCGATCCAAAAACAACCCCCCGGGGAGATTCCCGCGCAGCTCCAGCCAGCGGTTTATGCTATCACGCACTTTGGCATTCAAGGGGAGTACCCGCTGTTTAGCTCCCTTCCCCGAACGTACAATTACACTCCCCTTACGCTCGGAAAGCTCAATATCGGCAATATCCAAAGCACATAACTCGCCCACTCGCAGACCTGTGTTCAAGAGGGTGATCAGAATCGCATGGTCTCGCACGGCTAGAAATCGAGCCGCTTCGCTCCCCGCAGCGGCTATCATCCGCTCTGCCTCCCGCACAACGGCGTATTCCTCGCGCTTGTCCAACCACCTCGGCGCCAATGGCTGCTTGCCCACTGCGCGCACGCTGTTGGTCGGATCGCTCTGAATCAGCCCTGTTTCCTTTGCCCACTTGGAATAGGAACGCAAAGCAGAAATTTTGTGATTTACGGTGTTTGGCTTTTCCCGCTTTACCGCAATCAGATATTGACGGTATTCGCGGATGTCGCTGGGGGTGAGATTCTGTGGCTGCAATGCCTCTCCGTTGGTATTCGTGTACCAACGATTGAACGCAATTAGATCGCGTATGTACCCTTTCCTGGTCAGCTCCGATCGGTCTAATTGGTTCAGGTAGCTGGAGAATTGAGCTAAATCAATCACAAACATTTCTTCGGACATTATGCACCAACCTCCGTTAATTCGGTGTGAACGTTTTGTAAATTTTGTATTGCATAATCGAGCTTATTTAGATATTCCAGTGCCTCTTCCAGCGACTGGACAACCGCAAGATGACCTGGAAAGCAGCTGTAAAACCGTTGTTCGTCAGGGGTCATCTTGCCACGCGGACTCTTGACTTCGAGCAGGACGATGACACCCGCTTTACTCACTACCAGCAGATCGGGGAAACCCCGTCCCAACTCATGGGTATCCCAGACGAAGTATCCAGCTTTACGTAATCCTTCTCGAATTTCAGTATGGTTTAGGTCAGTCTTTTTCATGGGTATTCCTCGAATACGGCGGGCGCAAGCCCCCGCACAGGGAGGACGCCACCGTCCCGCACCCTAACTCGCTGGCAGCGGGCGCAAGCCCAAAGCCGCGAAGCGGGGTGCGTGGACGAACGTCCGACCACCAGCGGGAGGGCGTCAGCCTGACCACCTTCGCTCCTCCTGCCTTTCAAACGGTGTCGGCACAGACAGAAAGGTGATCCACTTCACGTCTACCACCGATTCCTGTTTTGGTTTGGATATCAGTCTGCCTTCGACGACTACTAATGGCTTGTCTTTCATCAGCGGGAGAATGCTGATCTGCCCTTCCTCGATCAGTAAGGCTGCTTGATGGACAGGGGGGTTGTCTTGAATATCCCGTATCATCTCCAGGACGTATGCCGCTGGAGCATTGGTGATCAACAGCTTGTGCGTAGATAAAAATTCGCCGGTATGCAATAGCCCATGTAATACCGGGACTTCCTGCCCGTTCACCTGAACCGTCTGTGCAGAAAGAATTTCCAGATATCCCTGTAAGTAGACATGGTTGACATAATTCATCAGAACGTCCGTCCTTTTTCTGCTCTTTTGCGCATATCATCTCCCGACATGATGATGATTCCGTCCCGCAGGCGGTTATCTTCCAGGCGGCTGCGCAGATAACCCGGAAATGACGCTGTCGAGTTGTAATTCGCTGCTATCACCGTCAGTGCCTTCTGCTGGATTGCCAGCGTGTAACGCATATCCAGCAGGCGAAAGAGCCGTTCCTGCGCCCAGGGGGTCACGTTCAGCTTGTCCATCTCGTCCAAGCACAACACATCCAACTCCGACCACCATTCCGTGCGTTCTACCAGCGAGCGCATGGCATCCGGGCTGTCATATGCTAAGCGGATGTCATCCAGTACATCGCTGATGTTGGCATACGCTGCCAGTTTGCCATCGGTCAGCGCTGCAACAGTGATGATCTTGAGCAGCAAGGTTTTCCCTTGGCCATACATTCCCAATATCGCTGCCAACCCATACCCACGCTGGTAAAAAAATCGTAACCGCTCGCCAATTTTCTCCGCCTGAGACCCATGTTTGATACTTCTTGTCCAAGTGAGAAAGCGCAACTCATCGAGTGTAATTCCACAGCGAGCATCCAGGTTGCCTTGATCCTTCAACCGTTGTACGGCTAAACGGCTGGCAGTCGGACAAACCAGAACCTTCCCAAAACGATGGTCGGATATCGGTACATCCAACCGGTAATACCCCAAGCCGCCGCAAATGGGACAGTCTGGCTCACAAGCAAAGGCTGCGGGTTGGCTTTGGCGATTGGTATCTCCCTCTTCTTCCGCAGCCATCTCAGTTTGTTGCAGGTAGGTTGCTAACGGTCTCATGTTCGTCTCCAGCATAGTGGCGGGCATGAGCTTCGCAGTAGGCAGCCATGCTCAACCGCCCAGCATCTCGGTATTCATCCGCCAATTCCTGCCAGATGAAAGGGTTTGTGCAGAACATCTCTGCCCAGCGGCGGCGAATATCAAGGGGTTCATCGATTTTCCAGGTTATTGACATTTGTTTGCTCCTCCACACACAATCGCATCAAGATATTTGTATCTCTTAGCAAGTTCATCCTCGCCAAAAAGGGATAGATACATATCAATCAGTTTTTCGTTGAGTTCACGCTTACGGATTCCGTCTATTCCAATCGTCTGTTCGACACGCTCCAGGAGCACGTCATAAAGCTGCCATAGCTCATCTCGTTCAGGGTTCGCTTCTGGTTCTGGTGCCGGTGGTAATGGCTCAATCCAATGCCCGTTTCCCCCTTTACGGGATTGCTTACGCGGCGGCGGGGGAATTTGACCGGCTGCTGCCCATTCGCTCAGCCAGCAAAGGTTGAGAGGGCTGATTCCCCGCCGGTCGGCTTCTTCGGCAAAGGGACGCAAGGCTTCCGCCGCAGCATTCACATCGCCCTTGTGTAAACGCAGGTAGTGGGCTAAAATACCCATCGCTGCCTCGAATTTATCCGAGCGTGGCAGCGTTATGTGATTGGGTCTTACTTTTCGGTATAACGCCTCCGCATCCAGATAGGTGGGGGCGTTATCCGTTTCTTGTCCGATTGAGATTTTTTCGGGGGCATCGCTTAAGGAGTAGGAGTCTTTAATGTCACTGACGTTAATTAATACATTTAATGCGGAGCTAGAAACTGGTGACATTTCGGGTCCCGATTTGTCACCAGTTTCTTTATAAACTGGTGACAACTTGTCACTAGTTTTCGGAAACTGTGACACACCTGTCATAGTTTTTAGGGCTTCTTTGGCAAGCGGTGAGAGTTGTTCGCTTTCGGCAATCTCCTTGCTGCTCATCCCGCTAAGCACCTGATAAACCGATCCTGCTTTATGCCCCCGACCGCCACTGGCACGTTTGATCTGCCGCAGCTCTCCATCAACTTCGAGTTTTTCTAGCAGCCGCAGTACATTGCGTTTGCTCTGCCGTATCTTGACTGCCATCTGGTCAACGCTAGGATGACAGTATCCCCAGTCATCCGCCCAATCTGATAGTGCAATCAACAGGAGCAATTCGGTGCCACCGTGTTGGCTAGTTTCCCATACGCGATTCATGACTTTGATTGACATAATTCACCTCTTATTCACAATTCCTGTTATTTCTTCGCTACGCCTATTGAACTGTGCGAACTCCCTGATTGAGCAGATGGCTGGTATATCGAAACGATGATTTCTTCCTTACCGCCTTTTTGTAATTCCACTTGCCCCATCACCCGCCGATAAAGCGGACTGGCTTTTTCGCTGAATGCGATGTGATCAGGACTCATGCCACAGGTCACTTGGATCAAGGCATGTGTGGTTGTGCGCCCGTTCAGCTTCACCCGCTCCAGCGAGAGACGGCGAATGTCTCCCATACGCTCTAGCTTGGTGAGCATCTCCAACACAATCTTCTTGTTCTGTCGAGATTTGCGCGCCAGCGCAGCAATGCTCGGATAGCAGTAACCCCAGTCATCCGCAAGGTCGGCAAGCGCTAGCAGTACCAGCAGGGTAGCGCCCCCAGCTTTACCCTGTTTCCAAGCTCTCAGAAAGATGTTTTGGCTCATCTCAAACCTCCGTTTTGAATTTTTATGATGGAATTGATAGAAATCACTGTAGTGGCTTCTAAAGGGGGTTTTTTCGCAAAAGGTACAAACATAGCCATCCGCCTAAAATAAACGCTTGTAGGATTTTTGGCGAGGTTAAACGGTGTCGTTAACGACACCGATAACGGCACCAATAATGTCACCGTTAACGACATCACTAACGACACCGTTAACGGCGCCGTCTTTTATTTGTTCTGGACCATTTCCTCTGCTCACTTTTTCCGTCTCCTAAAATCCTCTAATTTAACCGCCAGTTTAGGAGGTAGATCAGGCAGAGGTAACTCGTAGAGGTATCGTAATCCTCGCGAAGGCTGCTTTGCCCAACTAATTGATCCACTTCCTTTTTCCTCTAAACTCTGTAAGCCAAGCAGAATTAGAAAGACCGTCAATTGGCTCTTGGGTACACTTTCTGATTCTGAAAACATGTCTAGGATATCTTCGATATCTTTGGATAAGTCGATTGTGATCCGATTTCGTTGCCGATCCCGTTCGGCTTTCTTGCGCTGAGTAGGAGTCATTTTCTTGATGCGTGCCAACTGAGAGTAAAAACCGCTTGGTGAACCTAAAGCGTTCTCTACCGCAGGGTCAATGGGGTCGATCGGGATTGCCTGCCGTTCGCTCGCTTTGTTGACGGTCATCGCCCTACCTCCCCAGAGACGATTTCGGCTAGGTGCAAGTACCCACCCACATTCCCCGCTTGGTTGCGTTCCCGCGAGCTACCGTTCCCTTCGTAGCCAATCGCTCCCTTCGACTTCGGCGCATACTCCCAGATGGTCTGCCCGTGCGAGACCGCTTCACGCAGTTTGGTGTCGCGTGGAATCGGCGGCAGGATGACTCCGTCCCCCAACGCTTTTTGTAAGGCTTGAATGTTTGAAACGGTCTCGTTGGTGGTCTTGTCAAACAGGGTGGGCAGGACACCGATCAACACGGGGGGCGTCACGTTGGGATAGCGACTCAAAGAGCGCAAGGTCTTCAGGATATATCCCACACCATCTAAAGCGTAGAAGTCCATATTGGCAGGGATAATCAGATAATCACTGGCTACCAGCGCTAGAATGTGTAAGACATCCGTGCTGGGTGGGGTGTCCAGGAAAATCAGGTCATAGATTGCTCTTGCTTCGTCCAGCATGGTGTCGAGCAGGTATTCCCTGAAATTGGCTTGCTTGACATGTTCTTTGACCAGCTCGTTGGTGTGGTCATTGGGCAAGACATCGAGATTTACCCGCCCTCGAACAGCAATATCTTGTAAAGGTCGTTCTCGTACCAGAAAATCATACAATCCGCAGGCTTTATCGATCTTTAGACCAGGGGCAATATGCCCTTGGCTGTCGAGGTCAATGGCAAGCACCCGCTTGCCTTGCAGGGCAAACCAGTGGGCAAGGTTGATGACAGTTGTCGTTTTTCCCACACCCCCTTTTTGATTGGCTATGGAGATTACTTTAGCCATTTATGTTATCCTCCCTTTTACGGATTTCCTCACCTCGCAACCTCAGTTTTACGGCTGCTACTCTCTCGGCTGTAATGCCAAATTTTTTCGCAATAGCTCTTTGGTCAAATTGTGCAAACGGCCCCCCAGCTTTGTAAATTTCCTCGGCAATAGCATTCCAAAGAGCAGGATCAATCTCCCTTAGCTTTGAGGTCTTTGTATTACGTCCAATCATTTTTCAAACTCCCAAGCTGGTTAACGCATTGAAACCATCATCATCTAGTTCGGGAAAGTAGCGCAAGACTAATTCCCTGAATTTTTTATTTTTGTCAAGATTAAGTCGTTGACGTGCCGTTCCGCTCCAAAGAAGTATTCGCTGCCCCTCGGATTCGAAATACAGTTTATCCATGTGCTTCCTCGAATAAGCTCCCCTGAATCGCCTTTGTTTCGGTTTTTCCATCCGCCAGCCAGAGATCGTTCGGTAAGGGATAGGTTGATGTTTCGGGTTCAATTCCTAACTCTCCTAAGCGTTTTCGTATTATCTCGGCAATTTCTTTTGGGCAGCGAGAGGAAATCATGGCTTGGCTTGGATCACAATTCATCCGAAGCCGAAAGCGCTCCAGCGCTTTTTGTAGGTCGCTTTCATCCATTATGCGGTATGCCCGCCAAAGTGTATTCTTGCATTTGTCCATCGTCATCTTCCTCACAAAGTAAGGTTTCGTTTCTGAACTCTTGTTTCACTTCTTCCATTTTTCGATACACGCAGAGGGAGTATGGATACAAAAGCCAGTGCAGTACCACCTGCCCATCCAAGAACTCCACCCCCTCGGCAACGATATCTACATCGAGCAGATCTTCCCGGAGAACAAAAAAGCGTCTCACGAATTGTCCTCATTATTTGAAACACCGCTCTAACGCCTTGAAGCCGTGTTCACTGATGTTCCAGCAAAGACCGTCAAAGAAGATGTATTCCTGCTTTTCCAGCTTCGCAATCAGCCTGTATCCATACGCCTTCTCGAAGTCCTCCTGGGTTGGGTGGGTAAGGACATAATTCAGGGCTTCAGCTTCAGGCAGGGAGAGTCCAGCTTCCCGACAGTGGCGGGCTTTGAATAGTGTGATATGTTTGGTTGATGTTAGCATTCTTAGCTCCTTTCCGTTCTGTTTTGTTCTGTTTCGTTCCGTTTCGTTCTTTGTTCGTTCGTCAAAGGTTTTTGATCATTTCAATTGGAGTAGGGGAGACTAGATGAATGCGCCGCTCCCCTACAGCTAGGTATAAATCCCGTAAGGTACGATATTCCCCTCTTAGGTATGTTCCACCCCCACGGCCACTTTGTGTCTCCAGATAGGGTCGTAAATAGTCAATAGCATTGCTCCAAGTTTCCGCAGCCCATCCCATTTCCCTCCAACCAGGCAGCCTGGTGCTTTGCGCTCCCACAGTGTTCATTGCCTCTCGAAGCAATCGCAAGACCAACTTCCGTACGTTGTCGTCCGCTTCTTGAAGATTTCGGCGGGGTATGAACCCTTTCAAATCACCGTTGACAAGATAAGGAATATCCTCCAATTGACTGGTAAACTC is a window encoding:
- a CDS encoding Ribonuclease HI produces the protein MRREVTVYVDGACSGNPGAGGYAAIIECDGKRKELTGGYRLTTNSRMEIMAVIQALFALKMPCQVTVYSDSQYLVKAIEDGWLEKWQKNGWRKRDRQAVQNVDLWQRLIPLLKQHEVSFVWIAGHNGDAKNERCNDLAQKACREPNLPPDEGYLKRI
- a CDS encoding Glycosyl transferase, group 2 family protein translates to MAKPLLSLCMIVKNEEANLPHCLDSVKDVVDEIIIVDTGSTDRTKEIALSYGAKLYDFEWIDDFSAARNFSLEKATGEWILVLDADEKLEKRTAKKLRELAKVSDVDAYVMIQQNFRSSQIQPVLDFQTIRFFRNCSYYRFRGRYHEGVHHSIQEHNGKIALDRQELVILHDGYLQNTAQGELRRKRAIRHLKAILDDDPHDVWAHLKLGMELYHDGDKDEAYNHLIKLFQSGSTVDLKHLPPIDTHEALVHLAQLAIYRGDFTLAKRCGIASRPLTQIFEFCLYSEFAYIVGSLGEIEILYRDGKQVGEEEYFELASIMSKISDLRKNYYDKLETAHKNLLDYLHNKCLLLASKSSGGK
- a CDS encoding Site-specific recombinase XerD, which produces MSEEMFVIDLAQFSSYLNQLDRSELTRKGYIRDLIAFNRWYTNTNGEALQPQNLTPSDIREYRQYLIAVKREKPNTVNHKISALRSYSKWAKETGLIQSDPTNSVRAVGKQPLAPRWLDKREEYAVVREAERMIAAAGSEAARFLAVRDHAILITLLNTGLRVGELCALDIADIELSERKGSVIVRSGKGAKQRVLPLNAKVRDSINRWLELRGNLPGGLFLDRNGKRLTPSGVHRRLAELGNRAGVDLHAHIMRHTFAKRLVDAGVTLEKVAALLGHSDMNTTRIYITPGERDLEQAVEALE
- a CDS encoding Helicase loader DnaI, with the translated sequence MRPLATYLQQTEMAAEEEGDTNRQSQPAAFACEPDCPICGGLGYYRLDVPISDHRFGKVLVCPTASRLAVQRLKDQGNLDARCGITLDELRFLTWTRSIKHGSQAEKIGERLRFFYQRGYGLAAILGMYGQGKTLLLKIITVAALTDGKLAAYANISDVLDDIRLAYDSPDAMRSLVERTEWWSELDVLCLDEMDKLNVTPWAQERLFRLLDMRYTLAIQQKALTVIAANYNSTASFPGYLRSRLEDNRLRDGIIIMSGDDMRKRAEKGRTF
- a CDS encoding Chromosome (plasmid) partitioning protein ParA, whose product is MAKVISIANQKGGVGKTTTVINLAHWFALQGKRVLAIDLDSQGHIAPGLKIDKACGLYDFLVRERPLQDIAVRGRVNLDVLPNDHTNELVKEHVKQANFREYLLDTMLDEARAIYDLIFLDTPPSTDVLHILALVASDYLIIPANMDFYALDGVGYILKTLRSLSRYPNVTPPVLIGVLPTLFDKTTNETVSNIQALQKALGDGVILPPIPRDTKLREAVSHGQTIWEYAPKSKGAIGYEGNGSSRERNQAGNVGGYLHLAEIVSGEVGR